The Topomyia yanbarensis strain Yona2022 chromosome 3, ASM3024719v1, whole genome shotgun sequence nucleotide sequence gtacaccaatctgtcgtacatGGCTTGGGAagtgctatcttctgtgtgttattgcgcgatattttgacaaggttgtatattatttaattttttaatgctatgatatcaaaaatctttgggtttatctgttggaatctattcttagaagtatttcggggcgatttgtgcaaaaaatttgaaaatttatcgtgagatagctgaattatatgcgtttaaaattggaccacttttcgttacataccatttttgtagaatttgcagagtgcacccccatatcgaaaacaaagacgtagtcctatgtcaaaataaaactaaaattcTAAATCAATAATTCGTCGATGTACCGTTTGGTTTTCTTATACCTGAGTAaatatttttaggatttttaATTTCTATTGTCCTGGATTTAGAATTGTTTTCAttaggaaattttcaaaatttcatgctCTTTCTAGTGACTAGCcgacccgaatagaaatgtacagtaacaaaacaattatttttattgtaacaGTACAGTAACATTACAATGTTTTACAGTGAAATTTGATGTGGGGGCAACAACAGAAAAACAGTTAAATTTAATGTTTCTataataaatttcaatgtaaaataagcttttacagtaaaaaaggggggtggttatgtatcttaacattaaaaaaaagttgaattttccCATAGATATTTTTAGCAAAAACAATGATATTTAATGTTGGTTTACTGTATCATTTTTAAAGTGAAACTTCACTTTGACAATAAGATTAAATGTTATTATACAGTATAAACAATACAAAAGCAATGTAAAATGCTGTCGATCGAACACTGTTACTACATTCAAATAACAATCACATTGATTTTCGTAACAATGTTTTTTGATGTATTCTTATTGTTTTGCTCCAATGTTTTAACTGCAAAATAACGATGAAAAATGAGACTTTCTTTTCCATTAAACAAAAGCATATATAATTATCGACcaaatcaatttattttattgaaaataaacaaCATATAAGGTAAAAACAAAGTCGTTGGTAAAAATAACGAAAGTAAACATCTTAAAACTTAAAGAGTACTTTACCCATCTCTTCCGAGTTGTCTAAAGATGTACACATACAAACTTGTACTGCTGTTATTCAATTTAGCGAACAGTTTAAAACATATCTTCAAAGCTAGCCAGTAGTAATATCAATTACGCTTAGCTGCGTACAACGCAGCTTTTCTtaaatttgcgattttttctgCGAGTGCTCGGTTGATCAGACTCGGGTTCGCTTCCGTGGATATTGGAGTAATTTGTGGTTCCTTTTTGAAGAGCGACTCTCTCTTGAGCTTTCTCTGAAATTAAACAGGAGTATATAAATcgttcttcaaaattaaatttttcttaCTATATATGAAACGGAGTTTTCTCTCCTCAATTGGTGGTTTAGCTGCCATGTCAGCGGAGTGGGCATATTTGCGTCCTGTTACGGACATCTGCCGTAGAGTCTCTGCCCCGTACATTAAAAGTGCCAGATTCTGTGCAAATTGGCCGACATTTTTAGAATCATTGTTGATCTCTTCCAGCTGCTTTACAGTGATCCCAATTTCTGGATCCGTTGTGAAAGtctaatgaataaaaaataatggttatatttttcatgaaaattttcagttcaattttaatttaatgtttaatgagtagtattaaaataatgaaatgttataaaagaaaaaaactgcaactaaaaatgtaatatttggCAGCCACATCAGAACGGTGATTGCTATTTGTTGTCGATTCGTTATTTATCCCATTTACAACAAAGAGTAGTGAAATAAAAGAAACTTACAGTTCTTTCGCTCGTCCTCAATTTCTGATTTTCCTGAACTTGATTTAAAGCAATGTCTTTCATTTCCGCCAGCTCTTTTGTTAACTTTTCAATTTTCTCCCGCAGTTTTTTATTTTCAGCAACCTTTTTCTTTAGTTTTTCTTGTACTTTGTTATGTTTTTCCTGCCAATTTATTTCCTGTTCGGAATCAGAGGTCTTGGAGCCAAGAATTACCGCAGGGCCATCCGGATCGTCAGAATTTCCAGAACGGACGGTTGCTTCGATCGATTTTTCTTCATCAGTGACCATCATATCGACGTTCGAAATGGCAGATTGATCTATTTCATCAAGAACTGCCCGAGCAGACGTCTGCATCTCAACATTGTCAACTGCAACTGGCATATGGCTCACAACATGTTCGTCATGCGTTTGCGATTCTGATTTTACATTGCTCTGATCGTTGTCGCCATCTACACTAGTGTCGTGGACTATTGACAAATCTAGTGGATCATCCATTCCTTCTATAAAAGTGGATGTGCGAGCGCTGGCCACATCAATAAATGCATGCCCTTCCTGACTTAGTACAACCTCATGTTCTTCTAGTACATCATTAAGCTgcaaaaaatagaaaagaaattttcaGGGTATGTAGAATACCGCAGTTCCTTATGCTGATTATTTTACAAATCTCAGTCCTTTTTAATTTCAACTGATTTCTAAATTTTACTGTAAATAGCATTCAGTCTTTCGTAAGCAGATTGCCACGGGTTACAGATTCGCTGCtcttataaattttgcagaaaagTTTGGTTGTACTGAGGTTTTGTTGAAGATAAATTGAGTAACGTTCAAAACTCTTGAAGTCCAATTTGGCAGGTTTTATGTGAATGAAATAACACGAGATGTTGAGTTCATCAAAAAACAATTTAGAACGAACTATTACCCTCACAATCTAGATCGTATTAGCAGACGAGAAAGAAAATACTTTTATCAAATTTTCACATTCGTTCTAATAATGCGAAATCACAAATTTATCAACCCTTTCCAAACAacatacaaaaatcttcaatactACTCTGTCAAACCATTAGTATGAATtacagctcaaatgcaacaactgaTTCCGAAAACGATTGAGTAGGAATTTGTTGttacatttgagctggaatccagaATGAAATTTTACCATTTCGTGGAGATACATGTTGTTGGTTTCTTTTGCAACTCCCTTGCGCTTTTTTCCGACAtctgcaaagaaaaaaaaataacaaaaaaaatgtcaaactaATCTGCTTAAAAGTTAAAACcaaataacaaagagacgccatgttTCGCATGGAATTCCTGTTCATCTGCAAACACTCATAACTGATTAAGAATTTAAAACAAAGCTTGGCGTCGATCTGTTATCCTAGTACCTTAGTTGTAATAATAATTAAGTGAACATAccatttatcaattttttaccaatttttcgaACACGCTTCGGCATCTTGCTTACTGCATAAATTTTACAAGCTCgcggaaaatataaaaaagcagCCAGAACCTTCGAGAAGCACGCTAGAAATGGCGCACAGGAACGCGAACGATGATGTGCCTTTGTGAATTCTCAAGATAAGGTTTTACAATAAAGGTGCCACCTACCTCGTACACTcttaatatattttatttggAATGAAAGTAGTAAAGTAACAGTAGAAAAACAACAAGTTTTGATGTACCCACATCAAATTTCATAGTTTCAACAGTAGATACAAAACAAAAGATTAGGAGTCGCTAGTTGTACCGTTAGTTCTATCACTTTCGATCTCGTACAACGACAATTTTTTTGACACTCTAGTGTTTTAATTCAATGGTTTTACCACAAAAAAACAGTAAAGATTAAAAATAAGAgaaattatcagtgttggagaaCAAGATAATAAGAATTTTTAACAATATATAGGTTAGTAAAGTCAACTCTTTTGATATGAATTGTTGCTGTAAATTATATTGatccttttttaaattttgattacaGAGGTTTTAATCGTTAGGCCATTCGTCTCCTTTCcgggttacaaaaatccttTAAGAAAAATTTCTATCCACAACTGAACTTACTGAGTAACAGTTCGCACTGAAATCTCCCTCAAAGTGAACAAAAAAGACATCAGCAAGTACACaccattttttgtattttgtttcagcAAAATATCGATCCAGCAAACCGAAATATCGATCCGCGAATCCCGTCaagtagaaaaactctagtaagagaactgcggagagaaaacagcatttttggcaacgtatgccccggcattgtatggcaacacgtccaatgttataaggataggcaatgttcgattggattcgttttttgacagctaaacgcgaatccaatcgatccaaaatggagtctccgcagttctctttctagagtttttctagaccTGGGACTCTCGattacccagtgagcaaattttctggcagaaaccgctctgctagatttctgtaagtcatGGTTTGgtagccctgtcagatttctgcgcgtatcctgtcggcttagttgagctagggcgaactcggtttcgctcaggttttctggcaaattttgacaggaaccgagaaaaaccctggcataactcggacataaactgtgcaaagatcctggaaattcctacctggtagaatttagcacgaatcgagcaaaacatctgacaaagatgtggcaggaagcgtgcagagatcttggccgtacatttctgactggattctggataaaagtgagcagcatcggttgatttaaccgcttctgtcagaaacggttgttgcatttgagcgaattcatTGCCAGAATTCttgcacaaatcgcgcaaaatgctcgcagaaactcgggaagcatcaatttcgc carries:
- the LOC131688493 gene encoding uncharacterized protein LOC131688493; the protein is MPKRVRKIGKKLINDVGKKRKGVAKETNNMYLHEMLNDVLEEHEVVLSQEGHAFIDVASARTSTFIEGMDDPLDLSIVHDTSVDGDNDQSNVKSESQTHDEHVVSHMPVAVDNVEMQTSARAVLDEIDQSAISNVDMMVTDEEKSIEATVRSGNSDDPDGPAVILGSKTSDSEQEINWQEKHNKVQEKLKKKVAENKKLREKIEKLTKELAEMKDIALNQVQENQKLRTSERTTFTTDPEIGITVKQLEEINNDSKNVGQFAQNLALLMYGAETLRQMSVTGRKYAHSADMAAKPPIEERKLRFIYKKAQERVALQKGTTNYSNIHGSEPESDQPSTRRKNRKFKKSCVVRS